A DNA window from Altererythrobacter sp. B11 contains the following coding sequences:
- a CDS encoding LytR/AlgR family response regulator transcription factor, giving the protein MQVLCAELDQLAVVGTASDGEAALRLAEKLKPDLLLLDMTMPGMDGLTVARRLGKSANPPAIIFVTAHEDFAVEAFDLEAVDYVLKPVAGERLERAIDRAVNRRDHAPADREDWLREFWVPHRSELLRIEAALVERIDAERDYVRLHVGDRSYLLLQTIAGLEGRLDPAEFIRIHRSTILRRDRIRGLRHEGLGVWAAELIDGEMLRIGRTYLRKVKAMAGR; this is encoded by the coding sequence ATGCAGGTGTTGTGCGCCGAGCTGGACCAGCTCGCCGTCGTGGGCACCGCGAGCGATGGCGAGGCGGCGCTACGCCTTGCCGAGAAGCTGAAGCCCGATCTGCTGCTCCTCGACATGACCATGCCGGGCATGGATGGCCTCACGGTCGCGCGGCGGCTCGGCAAGTCCGCCAACCCGCCGGCAATCATCTTCGTAACCGCTCATGAGGATTTCGCGGTCGAGGCCTTCGATCTCGAAGCGGTGGATTACGTGCTGAAGCCGGTGGCGGGGGAACGGCTCGAGCGGGCGATCGACCGCGCGGTGAATCGCCGCGACCACGCGCCCGCCGATCGCGAGGACTGGCTTAGGGAGTTCTGGGTGCCTCACCGCTCCGAATTGCTGCGCATCGAAGCGGCACTGGTGGAGAGGATCGATGCGGAGCGGGATTACGTCCGCCTGCATGTGGGGGATCGCAGCTATCTGCTGCTGCAGACCATCGCCGGACTGGAAGGGCGGCTCGATCCCGCCGAATTTATCCGCATCCACCGCTCTACCATCCTCCGCCGCGACCGGATTCGCGGGCTGCGGCACGAGGGGCTGGGCGTGTGGGCGGCGGAACTGATCGATGGCGAGATGCTGCGGATCGGCCGCACCTATCTGCGCAAGGTCAAGGCGATGGCCGGCCGGTGA
- a CDS encoding sensor histidine kinase, giving the protein MNSTRPEDPVVRVPFKTVLASIVGLWLCYFALTTLRGQLLDLGLERELLWRRSLACLAGMVITLGLWLVLRLFDAKPLWAKITAALILSAPVALLIAQANQMLFASLSDHYLQQKVAEQGYSLRRSENGEILIDIPGFTVAGAPANSHASLPASALLGTAQQQVAEIAFGRYSLLLAWCALYLALLTGEKARAAERREGAYRRAAKAAELRSLRYQVNPHFLFNTLNSLSALVLTGKTQAAERMIQTISTFYRRSLADDPTSDVPLSEEFALQKLYLDIEAVRFPRRLQAEYDLPDGLEDAKVPGMILQPLVENSVKHAVNPTSGKVTITLAAREEYGRLVVTVADDGKGDGGAATRQGYGIGLANVRERLEARFGEHASVVSGRTEEGYSTTLRMPIARQREDKA; this is encoded by the coding sequence ATGAACAGCACGCGCCCTGAGGATCCGGTGGTCCGGGTTCCGTTCAAGACGGTGCTGGCCTCGATCGTCGGGCTTTGGTTGTGCTATTTCGCGCTGACCACTCTGCGCGGGCAGCTGCTTGATCTCGGGCTGGAGCGGGAGCTGCTGTGGCGGCGCTCGCTGGCTTGCCTTGCGGGCATGGTCATCACCCTGGGCCTCTGGCTGGTCCTGCGCCTGTTCGACGCGAAGCCGCTGTGGGCGAAGATCACCGCGGCGCTGATCTTGTCGGCGCCGGTTGCTCTGCTGATCGCGCAGGCTAACCAGATGCTGTTCGCCAGCCTGTCCGACCACTATCTCCAGCAGAAGGTGGCGGAGCAGGGCTACAGCCTGCGCCGGTCCGAAAATGGCGAGATCCTGATCGACATCCCCGGCTTCACCGTCGCCGGGGCTCCGGCCAACAGCCATGCAAGCCTGCCCGCCTCGGCGCTTCTGGGAACGGCGCAGCAGCAGGTGGCAGAGATTGCCTTCGGCCGTTATTCGCTGCTGCTTGCCTGGTGCGCGCTCTACCTCGCGCTGTTGACGGGGGAGAAGGCGCGCGCGGCAGAGCGGCGTGAGGGCGCCTATCGCAGGGCGGCCAAGGCGGCGGAACTGCGGAGCCTGCGCTATCAGGTCAATCCGCATTTTCTGTTCAACACGCTCAATTCCCTGTCCGCGCTGGTGCTGACCGGCAAGACGCAGGCGGCCGAACGGATGATCCAGACGATCTCGACGTTCTATCGTCGCAGCCTGGCCGATGACCCGACCTCCGATGTGCCACTCAGCGAGGAATTCGCCCTGCAGAAGCTCTATCTCGACATAGAGGCGGTGCGGTTTCCCCGGCGCCTGCAGGCGGAATACGACCTGCCCGACGGACTGGAAGACGCGAAGGTGCCGGGCATGATCCTCCAGCCGCTGGTGGAAAACTCGGTAAAGCACGCGGTCAATCCCACGTCCGGCAAGGTGACGATTACGCTGGCGGCGCGGGAGGAATATGGCCGGCTAGTGGTCACGGTGGCCGACGACGGAAAAGGCGATGGAGGTGCGGCGACGCGACAGGGCTACGGGATCGGCCTTGCCAATGTGCGGGAACGGCTGGAAGCGCGCTTCGGCGAGCACGCCAGCGTGGTTTCCGGACGCACAGAGGAAGGCTATTCCACCACCTTGCGGATGCCGATTGCGCGGCAAAGGGAGGACAAGGCTTGA